The Candidatus Zixiibacteriota bacterium DNA window CTACGGGTCCGGCGGGTTCGGGGACGGAACCGCCCTATCTTTTGGATTCGTTTTCTTTCAGGCGGGCTCTGACGATTTTCTTCACCAGCGATGCGGGGAGCGGTTTGTCGAGCGTGAAGTGAATGGTGGTCCCGGAGATTTTGTAGCCGGCAAGTTCGGTTTTGAACTGCTCGATTGTCGTTTTGCTGGTCACGACGAAGCTGCAGTACTTCTCGTTCGCCAGAAAATGCACGAGCATGCCGTGGTATTTGTAAGTCGGGATGCGATAACTGATGAGTTCTTCGGCTTCCGGCGCGGCGGCTTTGATAGTGTCGCGGAGTTTCTCGAGCATGGTGCAGGTGTCGGGCGGGAGGGCGGCGAGGTACTGGTCGACATCATGGGCGATTTGTTCTTTTGCCATGAAGATGGTCTCCTGTCATTGGATGTGACGTGAACTGGTTCGCCCGGTAGATATGGATACGTCACGAAACGAGATGTGTGCAATCACATAGTTTGGGGCAGGTGATGGTGCCGGGAGTGGAGCGGGGGGTAGCGCGGCGCACGGGGAGGTACGCCACGCACGAGTTTGAAAGGGGAGGTAGCGCGGCGTACGGGGAGGTACGGCACGCAGGAG harbors:
- a CDS encoding DUF1801 domain-containing protein, translated to MAKEQIAHDVDQYLAALPPDTCTMLEKLRDTIKAAAPEAEELISYRIPTYKYHGMLVHFLANEKYCSFVVTSKTTIEQFKTELAGYKISGTTIHFTLDKPLPASLVKKIVRARLKENESKR